Proteins encoded within one genomic window of Hevea brasiliensis isolate MT/VB/25A 57/8 chromosome 8, ASM3005281v1, whole genome shotgun sequence:
- the LOC110644260 gene encoding uncharacterized protein LOC110644260 encodes MWRFKSFTQKEPAGLEGRYIDVGNLKIHVRNAIAEGGFSCVYLARDAVHASKQYALKHMICNDEESLELALKEINVMKSLKGHPNIVTLYSHAILDIGRTKEALLVMEFCEKSLVSVLESRGAGYFEEKQALSLFRDACNAVFAMHSQSPPIAHRDLKAENLLLGPDGLWKLCDFGSTSTNHKRFEKPEEMGIEEDNIRKYTTPAYRAPEMWDLLRRDLISEKADIWALGCLLFRICYFKNAFDGESKLQILNGNYRIPDLPKYSTSVTDLIRDMLQASPDDRPDITQVWFRVNDQLPVNLQKSLPDGPPEMQPAGAHEGASKHANWSHPMPHRSPPPPSSGGGGGGGQLGAFWSSQHAKDSFSVEDESKPKFDEEPSYNASRHDRSRMENHTLSKSSIPAKDENAQTHSTRRNVHGKSQISEDGNSKDFEINFFQKDLDRGTERPKTSKNESTSLFQDEAFNTFVTEFDSNKLNSRVANNKSVKEEELEAEIVRLREQLKQSNLEKVEMTSKYEKLSAICRSQRQEIQELKQAMAARTPSPNKYHASPKVQSSTTPKQGESDWRTICPETKPWQSFAEDPKSHQQPPSKGNSPQSVRTRNANQKMQAAQASSEFESWGFGADSFTAVPAASTQISRRTKEGNSSLNYGGKKILESQPATQPAGWAGF; translated from the exons ATGTGGAGGTTCAAATCCTTTACTCAAAAAGAGCCAGCAGGGCTTGAAGGTCGTTATATCGATGTTGGCAATCTTAAGATTCATGTCAGGAATGCCATTGCTGAGGGAGGTTTTTCCTGTGTTTATTTAGCTCGGGATGCTGTGCATGCATCAAAGCAATATGCTTTAAAGCACATGATATGCAATGATGAGGAATCACTGGAACTGGCATTGAAGGAGATAAATGTGATGAAATCACTTAAAGGGCATCCCAATATTGTAACACTATATTCACATGCCATCTTGGATATCGGAAGGACCAAGGAAGCACTCCTTGTGATGGAATTTTGTGAGAAGTCTCTGGTTAGTGTGCTGGAGAGCAGAGGAGCAGGATATTTTGAGGAAAAACAGGCCCTTTCCTTATTCAGAGATGCATGCAATGCAGTTTTTGCAATGCATTCTCAGTCTCCACCTATTGCTCACAG GGACTTGAAAGCAGAGAATCTTCTACTGGGGCCTGATGGACTGTGGAAGTTGTGTGATTTTGGGAGTACCTCTACCAATCATAAGCGTTTTGAGAAGCCTGAAGAAATGGGAATTGAAGAAGATAACATCCGGAAGTACACAACACCTGCCTATAGAGCCCCTGAG ATGTGGGATCTGTTGCGAAGAGATCTTATAAGTGAGAAGGCAGACATATGG GCCCTTGGCTGTTTACTCTTTCGCATATGCTACTTCAAAAATGCATTTGATGGAGAGTCAAAGCTACAAATATTAAATGGAAACTATCGCATTCCAGACTTACCCAAGTACAGCACTTCAGTAACAGACTTAATCAGGGACATGCTTCAAGCTTCACCAGATGACAGACCAGACATCACGCAG GTATGGTTTCGTGTTAATGATCAGTTACCAGTTAATCTGCAGAAGTCATTGCCTGATGGACCACCTGAAATGCAGCCTGCTGGTGCACATGAAG GTGCATCAAAACATGCAAATTGGTCACATCCAATGCCTCATAGAAGTCCCCCACCACCTTCATCTGGGGGAGGGGGAGGTGGGGGACAACTTGGTGCTTTCTGGTCCTCTCAACATGCAAAGGACTCATTCTCTGTTGAAGACGAGAGCAAACCTAAATTCGATGAAGAACCTAGCTATAACGCATCAAGACATGATAGGAGCCGAATGGAGAATCATACTTTATCCAAAAGTTCCATCCCTGCAAAAGATGAAAATGCACAAACTCATTCTACTAGGAGAAATGTGCATGGCAAGTCACAAATTTCTGAGGATGGCAATTCCAAGGACTTTGAAATAAATTTCTTCCAGAAAGACTTAGACCGTGGCACGGAGAGGCCGAAAACATCAAAAAATGAGAGCACATCTTTATTTCAAGATGAGGCTTTTAATACTTTTGTTACTGAATTTGATAGCAATAAGCTGAACTCCAGAGTTGCTAATAACAAATCAGTGAAAGAAGAAGAATTAGAGGCTGAAATAGTGAGGCTTAGAGAGCAACTGAAGCAATCAAACTTGGAGAAGGTGGAAATGACTTCAAAATATGAAAAGCTATCTGCCATTTGCCGATCTCAGAGGCAAGAGATACAAGAGCTCAAGCAAGCAATGGCTGCTAGAACCCCATCACCAAATAAGTATCATGCTTCCCCCAAAGTTCAATCATCAACAACTCCTAAG CAAGGGGAATCTGACTGGAGAACCATATGTCCAGAGACCAAGCCATGGCAATCTTTTGCGGAGGATCCCAAGTCACATCAGCAGCCTCCTTCAAAGGGCAACAGTCCTCAATCTGTTAGGACACGAAATGCAAACCAGAAAATGCAGGCTGCTCAGGCATCTTCTGAATTTGAGTCGTGGGGTTTTGGAGCTGATAGTTTTACAGCTGTTCCTGCTGCCAGCACTCAGATTTCAAGACGCACTAAAGAAGGAAATAGTTCTCTGAACTATGGTGGGAAAAAGATCTTGGAGAGTCAGCCAGCTACTCAACCTGCTGGATGGGCTGGTTTCTAG
- the LOC110644256 gene encoding G-type lectin S-receptor-like serine/threonine-protein kinase LECRK3, which translates to MLHLGGYKGTLCQNHGICAVLLQRDKNIYSLFSGLSNKLHVYTFLHISIIGYAIWLFISSFSGSQMLAVETSRVVSFFQCPKFFANNCTIYRLSLSLDQQNSSWVSPSGEFTFGFFKPHNKNQFLLAIWFTKIPDTVVWSANDNNTAPTGSTVKLTDDGRLALYDPNGESLWERPAKGAKPAICAAMNDNGNFMLLDENHEPIWQTFQEPTDTILPGQMLEIPSTLTTRRSEEDYNDGRFQLRLQLDGNLVLYYVAYPTEVHSMAYWATMSIKDNASSKLVFDEKGYMYVQEGTKRIYNLTKTDAGSPQDFYHMARIDSYGVFAQYHYPKSNRCDKRWSVVQRIPENICNRFDTLLGSGICGYNSYCMEINEEPKCLCPDDYTYVKQYAPNEGCRPNFELPSCQPDGWDTNRELVDFHEYKNLDWPLTDYELQTGSFVDLDTCKQLCLDDCFCVVAIHNGNSCWKKRYPLSNGRRSESVNRTALVKVPKKNSELYPKKSCDANNKSTLILVISILLGSSVFVNILLILVISLAIFLYKKKLLNFSSVSSASAANVRSYTYKELEEATGGFKQSQILGRGAFGTVYKGVLPSDPRRFIAVKRLDKVEQEGEKEFKTEVNVIGQTHHKNLVRLLGFCEEGEHRLLVYEYVSNGSLASSLFGITRPDWNRRVQIALGIARGLMYLHEECSTQIIHCDIKPQNILLDEFSTPRISDFGLAKLLLAEQSRVARTNIRGTIGYFAPEWFRKASITVKVDVYSFGVVLLEIICCKSSVVFGMGDQEEALVDWIYDCYCKKKLSELVENDEEARNDMKRLERLVMVAIWCIQEDPSFRPSMKKVTQMLEGVTPVSVPPRPSSYSST; encoded by the exons ATGCTACATCTAGGAGGCTACAAGGGAACACTTTGTCAGAACCATGGTATCTGTGCAGTTCTGCTGCAAAGGGATAAG AACATTTATTCATTATTCTCTGGACTAAGCAACAAACTACATGTGTATACTTTCCTGCATATCTCAATTATTGGGTATGCAATTTGGCTTTTTATATCGTCATTTTCTGGATCACAAATGTTGGCTGTAGAGACAAGCAGGGTTGTATCCTTTTTCCAGTGCCCAAAGT TTTTCGCCAACAACTGTACAATATATCGGTTGTCTTTATCTCTTGATCAACAGAACTCTTCATGGGTTTCACCATCTGGTGAATTTACCTTTGGATTCTTTAAACCTCACAATAAAAATCAGTTCCTGCTTGCCATCTGGTTTACCAAAATACCTGATACTGTAGTCTGGTCTGCAAATGATAACAATACGGCACCAACAGGCTCTACTGTTAAACTTACCGATGATGGGAGGCTTGCACTCTATGATCCAAATGGTGAATCATTATGGGAGCGTCCTGCAAAGGGTGCTAAACCTGCAATATGTGCTGCTATGAACGATAATGGGAATTTCATGCTCCTAGATGAAAATCATGAGCCCATATGGCAGACATTCCAAGAACCTACAGATACAATCTTGCCTGGCCAGATGCTTGAAATTCCAAGCACCCTCACGACTCGCCGTTCAGAAGAAGATTACAATGACGGGCGCTTCCAGCTCAGATTGCAATTGGATGGCAATCTCGTGCTTTACTATGTAGCCTACCCAACCGAAGTACACAGTATGGCTTATTGGGCTACCATGTCGATTAAAGACAATGCCTCATCCAAGTTGGTCTTTGATGAGAAGGGATATATGTACGTTCAAGAAGGGACGAAACGGATCTATAACCTGACAAAAACTGACGCTGGCTCTCCCCAAGATTTCTATCACATGGCAAGGATCGACTCCTATGGTGTCTTTGCACAATATCATTATCCGAAGAGCAACCGCTGTGACAAGAGGTGGAGTGTAGTTCAAAGAATTCCTGAAAATATTTGCAACAGATTCGATACATTGCTTGGTAGTGGGATTTGTGGATACAACAGCTACTGTATGGAAATAAATGAGGAGCCAAAATGCCTATGCCCTGACGATTATACTTACGTGAAACAATATGCTCCAAACGAAGGTTGCAGACCAAATTTTGAACTACCCAGTTGCCAGCCTGATGGATGGGATACAAATCGTGAGCTAGTAGATTTCCATGAATATAAAAACCTGGACTGGCCACTAACTGATTATGAACTTCAGACAGGAAGTTTTGTCGACCTGGATACATGTAAACAGTTATGTCTCGATGACTGTTTCTGTGTAGTGGCCATTCATAATGGCAATAGTTGTTGGAAAAAGAGGTATCCCTTGTCCAATGGAAGAAGGAGCGAAAGTGTGAATAGAACGGCTCTCGTGAAGGTACCCAAAAAAAACTCAGAGCTCTATCCCAAAAAATCTTGCGACGCTAATAACAAGTCAACTTTGATCCTTGTCATATCAATACTCCTTGGAAGTTCTGTGTTTGTTAACATACTTCTCATATTAGTTATATCTCTTGCTATCTTCCTGTATAAGAAGAAGTTACTCAACTTTTCATCAGTTTCAAGTGCTTCTGCAGCAAATGTTAGAAGCTATACATACAAAGAACTCGAAGAAGCTACTGGTGGCTTCAAGCAGTCGCAGATATTGGGTAGAGGTGCTTTTGGAACAGTTTACAAAGGAGTCTTACCATCAGATCCCAGGAGGTTTATAGCAGTCAAGAGGCTGGATAAGGTAGAACAAGAAGGTGAGAAAGAATTCAAAACAGAGGTTAATGTGATTGGTCAGACACACCACAAGAACCTGGTCCGTCTCCTTGGATTTTGTGAAGAGGGGGAGCACCGGCTTCTTGTCTACGAGTACGTGAGTAATGGATCTTTAGCAAGTTCCTTGTTCGGCATAACCAGGCCTGACTGGAATCGAAGAGTACAGATTGCCCTCGGCATTGCAAGAGGCCTGATGTACTTACATGAAGAGTGCAGTACCCAAATAATCCACTGTGACATAAAGCCTCAAAATATACTATTAGATGAGTTCTCTACGCCCAGGATTTCTGACTTTGGATTGGCGAAGCTTTTGTTGGCTGAACAGTCTCGAGTAGCTCGCACAAATATAAGAGGCACGATTGGATACTTTGCACCTGAATGGTTCAGGAAAGCTTCAATCACAGTTAAAGTTGATGTATACAGTTTTGGCGTTGTATTGCTAGAGATCATTTGCTGCAAGTCAAGTGTTGTATTTGGAATGGGAGATCAAGAGGAGGCACTTGTGGACTGGATTTATGATTGCTACTGCAAGAAGAAGTTGAGTGAGCTGGTTGAAAATGATGAAGAGGCAAGAAATGACATGAAGAGGCTAGAGAGGCTAGTGATGGTAGCAATTTGGTGCATTCAAGAGGATCCTTCATTTAGACCCTCAATGAAGAAGGTGACACAAATGCTCGAGGGAGTTACCCCTGTTTCTGTGCCCCCACGCCCTTCAAGCTATAGTTCAACCTGA
- the LOC110644248 gene encoding myb family transcription factor PHL5-like: protein MNTRKRKVLQRRNGSLKYHSCKLPDSSLEKFPPPSRHRPCNMRVFFRSDHLPIPQGSSTNGNPGASDTPTSAFCTMKGCMSFAQGDDYDVDSLSGCPQVTETRMQCQEIPGDLQSAVKFRLESNQNPIIKEKMCQILYRHSSGGDLFPPILQKSAKELAKLNQVSQSHISFKNHQKCEVGYDLFSSEFTKPINSYFQPATKQPTYHCCGIISANRNSVPSGPAASCKRRIRWTKDLHKRFVECVNHLGGPEKATPKLILKLMGVEGLTIFHVKSHLQKYRISRYIPESTEGRSDRNLTNAMAPLDPKTCRQIAETLRTQIEVQRHLQEQLEIQRNLQSRIEEQGRRLRKMLDQQLINNKQDSN from the exons ATGAACACTCGAAAGAGGAAAGTCCTACAACGCAGGAATGGATCATTAAAATATCATTCTTGTAAATTGCCAGACTCTTCTTTGGAAAAATTTCCTCCTCCTTCTCGGCATCGGCCTTGCAACATGAGAGTGTTCTTCCGGTCTGATCATTTACCGATCCCTCAGGGCAGCTCCACCAATGGCAATCCAGGGGCTTCTGATACACCAACTTCTGCTTTCTGTACAATGAAGGGTTGCATGAGCTTTGCACAAGGTGATGACTATGATGTTGATAGCTTATCCGGATGTCCTCAGGTGACTGAAACTCGCATGCAGTGTCAGGAAATTCCTGGTGATCTTCAATCAGCTGTCAAGTTTAGATTAGAGAGCAATCAGAATCCTATTATTAAAGAAAAGATGTGTCAAATTTTGTATCGTCATTCATCAGGGGGTGATCTCTTTCCTCCAATCCTGCAGAAGTCTGCAAAAGAATTGGCCAAACTGAATCAAGTAAGCCAAAGCCATATTAGTTTCAAGAATCATCAGAAGTGTGAG GTTGGTTATGATTTATTCAGCTCTGAATTTACCAAACCGATCAACTCCTACTTTCAGCCAGCAACAAAGCAGCCTACTTACCATTGTTGTGGTATAATCTCAGCCAATCGCAATTCTGTTCCATCAGGACCAGCAGCTTCATGTAAAAGGCGTATTAGATGGACTAAAGATCTTCATAAGCGATTCGTTGAATGTGTAAATCATCTTGGAGGACCTGAAA AGGCTACTCCAAAGTTGATCCTTAAGCTAATGGGGGTTGAAGGATTAACAATCTTCCATGTTAAAAGTCACTTGCAG AAATATCGCATTTCCAGATATATTCCCGAATCAACAGAAG GAAGATCTGACAGaaatcttacaaatgcaatggcaCCACTTGACCCAAAAAC ATGCAGGCAGATTGCTGAAACGCTAAGAACGCAGATAGAAGTCCAGAGACACCTACAAGAACAATTGGAG ATACAAAGAAATTTGCAGTCTCGGATCGAAGAACAGGGAAGGCGACTCAGAAAGATGTTAGACCAGCAACTAATAAATAACAAACAAGACTCTAACTGA